The DNA window GAATGTAAAGTCTGGGGCTATGTAGGAACTGGGCGATTGAAAAGACGCGATGACTCCAATGACTGATCCCGTAACGCATGATGTAGACCGCCTTGCGCTGACGAGACAGTCCATCGCTGCGGGCACTGACGCGCTTGCGCGGGCGCATACCGTTACGAGGCCAGGTCAAACGGAATGAGAGGCCCTCGCGGCGCTGACGGAATCCCGCAGCCTGGGTAGCTATAACAAAATCGGCGTCGACAGACGACAGCGCGAGCCTCTTCTGATCTATCCCCGCTTCTACAACATCTAGAAGTGCTTTTGAGCGAACGATCACCACGTTCGTTCCTCTTCCATCAGATGAGTATGGCTCCTTCCACGCATCCCCGAAAGCGATATCGGCCGTTTCTGCAACGACGTCGTCGCAGAAATTGCAGGCGGAGTTCTGAAAAAAGCCTGCACCCCAGTCCCCATCGGCCAGATGCCACCAATCTTGGGCACACGTCTCACCGTTTTCGAGCGTCAGTTGAGCCCGATACCAATTCGCAGGCCGATCCGGAGACTTTATCCTGTAATCGAGGCGTTTGACGTGCCGAATGTCCTCGCCCATCTGCCACGCGAAGCTCTCGGCCATGCGCGCGCTTTTCATATGGCCGCAAAACAGCCCAAGCGTGAAGGCAATTCGCTCCTTCAATATTGGGTCGTCGGCACAGGCCAGTCGCACCGCCTTGATGAAACAGGGAATGCCAACCACGGCATACCGACCGGGGGCCCCGCGAATGGACTGAAGCACTCCGGAAAGCTCGACTGGATAATATCGAGATTTGGCGCCTGCCTGAAGTTCCTGCAGATTACGTGACAGCGAATAATGAAACAGGCGCCCTTCCGATTGCGGATCATCGCTCTGCTTGACGTGAGCGACACAGTCGACGAGCCCCAGGCGCAGCAATTCCGCCGCCACCCAGGTGACCATACCTCCGGAGCTGCCGTTGGAACGGTATTCCCCTTCCTCGACATGGCCGACCAAGGCAGCCTCGTAACGACCCACTAGAAGGTCTTGGTTTTTCGCGCCGGCAAAATATTCGGCCGCCAGTTGCTCCTCGTCCCGGGCCACCGGGGAAAACGGGCAGGTTCGGGCCAAATCTTCATCGCGACCCCGCAACCAAGTCCTCGGGCCTTTCGGCTTCATCTGGCCGTATCGGTCAAGTTCCATGCGCACATCAGGTCGCGCTGACTTTGCGACGCAGGATCCGCAGCCGATGCAGAGGCCGGAGCCCATAATATCCTTGGGAGCAATACCGGACGCGAGCCGACTATGTTGACCGGAGCTATTGCAAGGCATGGCTGAGATAGGCGCTGGATCTATGACGCAGGGAGGATATTCGCTGCGAAATGCCCGTAGGAAGCGGGTTGCCAAGGATAACGTCTAGCGACGGGATCGCATCTTCGGTCAGCACATGATGTTCGGCTCGCACGAGCTGCGTTAGATCGCGAATCTTGTTGGAGCGGTAGTCGGAGAGGACACATGCAAACGGCTTCTCATTGATGAGCGAGAACACACACCCGTGAAAGAAATTCGTCACGACAGCCTTTGCTTCGGAGATGAACCCAGCGAATTCCTCCGGCCCGGCATCAATCCATTGCTCGTCGGCCCAATCGTTCCGATAGCCGATGCTGACAAGCGGATAGCCCCGGTCTCGTGCCCATCGGCGCATCGCATCCTGGAACCACGTGGGGAAACTATGCCCGTAGACGGCTATATATGATGCCGCCTCCCGGCCATCTCTGCTCGCGTTCAGCATCTGCGGAAATTGCAGGCACGGGTCAAGAACGAGTTCTGGCTCCAGTCCCAATGTCTCGCGGATGATCCGCTCTGAATGGAGGTCCCGGACCGAAATATGAGAAAACCTTCGCAGCTTTTCCGCCCAACCCTCCAGCCGCTCCGATGACGTCAGGCTTCCAAAAGTTGCGGCATAGGAGACAAGGCGCCTGCATCGCAGGCCCTCTCCATAAAACACCGGATACCCGCCATACCAGGGATGGCGGAGGTTCCACACCTCGTCGCTGCCGACGATGATGAGCGAATAATCATCCATCCCGGCTGGATTCTCCAACGGAAAAGGCGGCGAAAGGGGCAGGCTGGCAAACGAGTGAAAGAATTTCCGGATTTTCGCTTTGTAGAGCGGGTAGTCTTCCTTCGGCGTTGCGGCAGGAAGCAGCGGCTGCAGCGCGCATCGCCATTCTGCGCGGTTCACGCGGTCCGACATGTGTTCCAGAAGAACGGCTTCTACCCCCATGGACGCGAGGCCCTCGGCCAGACAGCGTGCCTGCCAATAAGAGCCGTAA is part of the Rhizobium bangladeshense genome and encodes:
- a CDS encoding polysaccharide pyruvyl transferase family protein, which codes for MPKAGILTFHRCINYGSYWQARCLAEGLASMGVEAVLLEHMSDRVNRAEWRCALQPLLPAATPKEDYPLYKAKIRKFFHSFASLPLSPPFPLENPAGMDDYSLIIVGSDEVWNLRHPWYGGYPVFYGEGLRCRRLVSYAATFGSLTSSERLEGWAEKLRRFSHISVRDLHSERIIRETLGLEPELVLDPCLQFPQMLNASRDGREAASYIAVYGHSFPTWFQDAMRRWARDRGYPLVSIGYRNDWADEQWIDAGPEEFAGFISEAKAVVTNFFHGCVFSLINEKPFACVLSDYRSNKIRDLTQLVRAEHHVLTEDAIPSLDVILGNPLPTGISQRISSLRHRSSAYLSHALQ
- a CDS encoding Coenzyme F420 hydrogenase/dehydrogenase, beta subunit C-terminal domain, translating into MELDRYGQMKPKGPRTWLRGRDEDLARTCPFSPVARDEEQLAAEYFAGAKNQDLLVGRYEAALVGHVEEGEYRSNGSSGGMVTWVAAELLRLGLVDCVAHVKQSDDPQSEGRLFHYSLSRNLQELQAGAKSRYYPVELSGVLQSIRGAPGRYAVVGIPCFIKAVRLACADDPILKERIAFTLGLFCGHMKSARMAESFAWQMGEDIRHVKRLDYRIKSPDRPANWYRAQLTLENGETCAQDWWHLADGDWGAGFFQNSACNFCDDVVAETADIAFGDAWKEPYSSDGRGTNVVIVRSKALLDVVEAGIDQKRLALSSVDADFVIATQAAGFRQRREGLSFRLTWPRNGMRPRKRVSARSDGLSRQRKAVYIMRYGISHWSHRVFSIAQFLHSPRLYILWARAALACYQGVAYSRGPIGRIARSLGLAGSEGRT